TTTTGTTTCACGTTACAATTTAGTAAAACTTGAAATCTAAAATTTGAAACTTGAAACACGCATTTGAACATTTTAAATTTAAACTCAACATATATGACAACAACCGCAATAATCATTGGCATTGTCGGTATAGTTTTAGGAGCGGTCTTAGGATATTTGTTTTCTAAAAGCTCTCTGAATTCAAAGGCAAAATTCATCCTTGATGACGCACAGAAAAACGCCGACAACCTGATAGAAAAAGCCACCGTTCAGGCAGAATCCATTAAAAAAGAAAAGCAGCTGCAGGCAAAAGAAAAATTCCTTGAACTGAAGTCGCAGCATGATGCTGATATTCAGTCCAGAGAAAAGAAGATGCAGGAAGCTGAAAAACGCATTAAGGACAAAGAACACAAACTGAACGACGAACTAAGCAAAACCGGCAAGCTTGAGAAGGATCTCGACAGACAGATTGCAGATTACGCAAAAAAGAGCGAAATTCTGGACAGAAAACAATCGGAACTCGATATAATTACGGCGCAAAAAGTAGAAATTCTGGAGAAGATTTCTGGCTTCTCCGCTGAGGAGGCAAAGGCTGAACTGGTAGAGGCGATGAAAGCTGAAGCCAAATCCAGAGCTCAGGCTCACGTACAGGGCATCATGGAAGAGGCGCAGATGAACGCTAAAAATGAGGCAAGAAAAATCGTAATCCAGACGATCCAGAGAATCGGTACGGAACAGGCGATTGAAAATTCAGTTTCAGTTTTCAATATCGAGTCTGACGAAATTAAGGGTAGAATTATCGGCAGGGAAGGTAGAAATATCCGTGCTTTGGAAGCAGCAACCGGTGTAGAAATTATCGTGGACGATACTCCGGAAGCCATTTTATTGTCATGTTTTGATCCTGTAAGAAGAGAAATCGCAAGACTATCCCTTCACAGGCTTGTAACGGACGGCAGAATTCACCCTGCAAGAATTGAGGAAGTGGTGGAGAAGACAAGAAAGCAGATTGAAGAAGAAATCATCGAAGTTGGTAAGAGAACCATCATTGACCTGGGAATCCACGGGCTGCATCCTGAACTTGTAAAGATTGTTGGTAGAATGAAGTACCGCTCCTCTTACGGGCAAAACCTGCTGCAGCACTCGCGCGAAGTTGCAAATATCGCAGCAACTATGGCAGCAGAATTAGGGTTAAATGTAAAACTAGCCAAAAGAGCAGGCTTACTTCACGATATCGGTAAAGTTCCGGAGCAGGAATCTGAACTTCCGCACGCACTTCTTGGTATGCAGTGGGCAGAAAAATATGGGGAGAATCCTGAAGTTGTAAATGCGATTGGTGCACACCATGACGAGGTTGAAATGACTTCACTTCTTTCGCCAATCATCCAGGTTGCCGACGGTATTTCCGGAGCAAGGCCGGGAGCAAGACGCCAGGTTCTGGAATCCTATATTCAGCGTCTGAAAGACCTTGAAGCCGCAGCGCTAAGTTTTGATGGCGTTTCCAGCGCTTACGCCATTCAGGCCGGCCGTGAACTGCGTGTTATGGTAGAAAGCGGAAAAGTAAGCGACGAGCAAAGCGCGCAACTTTCTTATGATATTTCGGAGAAAATACAGAATGAACTGACTTACCCGGGACAGGTTAAAGTAACCGTTATCCGGGAAACCAGAGCGGTGAATATCGCGAGATAAAAATTTAATTTGATATGAAGAAAACGCCTTCCGTTTGGGAGGCGTTTTTATTTGCAGATTTTGAAATCTTTGGCTGTTAAAAATTGGAACCAGGACTTTTTTA
The sequence above is a segment of the Chryseobacterium taklimakanense genome. Coding sequences within it:
- the rny gene encoding ribonuclease Y, encoding MTTTAIIIGIVGIVLGAVLGYLFSKSSLNSKAKFILDDAQKNADNLIEKATVQAESIKKEKQLQAKEKFLELKSQHDADIQSREKKMQEAEKRIKDKEHKLNDELSKTGKLEKDLDRQIADYAKKSEILDRKQSELDIITAQKVEILEKISGFSAEEAKAELVEAMKAEAKSRAQAHVQGIMEEAQMNAKNEARKIVIQTIQRIGTEQAIENSVSVFNIESDEIKGRIIGREGRNIRALEAATGVEIIVDDTPEAILLSCFDPVRREIARLSLHRLVTDGRIHPARIEEVVEKTRKQIEEEIIEVGKRTIIDLGIHGLHPELVKIVGRMKYRSSYGQNLLQHSREVANIAATMAAELGLNVKLAKRAGLLHDIGKVPEQESELPHALLGMQWAEKYGENPEVVNAIGAHHDEVEMTSLLSPIIQVADGISGARPGARRQVLESYIQRLKDLEAAALSFDGVSSAYAIQAGRELRVMVESGKVSDEQSAQLSYDISEKIQNELTYPGQVKVTVIRETRAVNIAR